A portion of the Sulfurospirillum diekertiae genome contains these proteins:
- a CDS encoding phosphatidylserine decarboxylase, with the protein MRNHSYTSTHILAKEGWIYSILALMVFLIAYAFSFFAWFFFLLFLGTVFCYRNPERIAEEDDERCLIAPMDGVVTDISKISLNDNSEALRIVIRKSLFGVGVLRAPLAMTLSDVKNRFGLFMDSSSALFSNLSERKSITCKSQFASIKLVISAGLWSQKMTLFKKAGAFKAGERIGFLRDGEMALLLPLDTRVKVSLSDEVKAGATILGYLAYKDKDDK; encoded by the coding sequence ATGCGTAATCATTCTTATACTTCAACGCATATTCTGGCAAAAGAAGGATGGATCTATAGCATTTTAGCACTCATGGTTTTCCTAATTGCTTATGCTTTTTCTTTCTTTGCTTGGTTTTTCTTTTTACTCTTTTTAGGCACAGTTTTTTGCTACAGAAATCCTGAACGTATTGCTGAAGAAGATGATGAACGCTGCCTTATCGCACCTATGGATGGCGTGGTTACGGATATATCAAAAATCAGTTTAAATGATAATAGTGAAGCCCTTCGTATCGTGATTCGAAAATCTCTTTTTGGGGTAGGTGTTTTAAGAGCACCTCTTGCGATGACTCTTAGTGATGTTAAAAATCGTTTTGGGCTATTTATGGACTCCTCTTCTGCTTTATTTTCAAATTTAAGTGAACGAAAAAGTATTACATGTAAAAGTCAATTTGCTTCCATTAAACTTGTTATCAGTGCAGGTTTATGGAGCCAGAAAATGACACTTTTTAAGAAAGCTGGAGCCTTTAAAGCGGGTGAACGAATAGGCTTTTTACGAGATGGTGAGATGGCACTTTTACTTCCTCTTGATACGCGCGTGAAAGTTTCACTCAGTGATGAAGTAAAAGCAGGTGCAACTATTTTAGGCTATTTAGCCTACAAGGATAAAGATGACAAATAA
- a CDS encoding shikimate kinase encodes MNLKNKNIVFIGFMGVGKGTISRALIQRTKRFGLDTDDLIESMENRKIKAIFETDGEAYFRKLEKKTAKWLEKNVKNAVISTGGGFFKVDNLDAIGTIVYLRSSFDGILKRLKEHENADLKLAKRPLLSDEDKARTLFEERSSLYEVKADITINVENRSVDAIVQDLITLLHLKEKKEKE; translated from the coding sequence CTGAATCTTAAGAATAAAAATATCGTTTTTATTGGCTTCATGGGTGTCGGTAAAGGCACCATTTCCAGAGCACTGATTCAACGAACCAAACGCTTTGGTCTGGATACCGATGATTTGATCGAGAGTATGGAAAACCGCAAAATCAAAGCTATTTTTGAAACAGACGGAGAAGCCTACTTTCGCAAGCTTGAGAAAAAAACTGCCAAATGGCTAGAAAAAAATGTTAAAAATGCCGTTATCTCAACAGGTGGTGGCTTCTTCAAGGTCGATAATCTAGATGCGATTGGCACGATTGTCTACCTTCGCTCCTCCTTCGATGGAATTTTAAAAAGGCTCAAAGAGCATGAAAATGCCGATCTTAAGCTTGCCAAACGCCCCTTACTGAGCGATGAGGACAAAGCGAGAACATTATTTGAAGAGCGATCATCGCTTTATGAAGTTAAAGCTGACATTACCATCAATGTTGAAAATCGAAGCGTTGATGCCATCGTACAAGATTTAATTACGTTACTCCACTTAAAAGAGAAAAAAGAGAAAGAGTAG
- the pssA gene encoding CDP-diacylglycerol--serine O-phosphatidyltransferase, translated as MTNNSSNNKLQLMYIFPNLFTAASAFLGVISIISSTNGQFEKAAVYILLSLIFDGLDGRVARMTNATSKFGAEFDSLADIVAFGVAPAMLFYFSVGHMYGKLGSLLCAMYVVFGAIRLARFNVMIGVSEPSVFIGVPIPTAAVVVSMWILFYREHAFFQGFEWIMLIGIGVLSFLMVSNIRYPSFKKIDMKKGHIIKVLVYLVIVFSFLYIYPIEAGTSLVTAYLAYGLIRGCYNFIVAKSHKNLV; from the coding sequence ATGACAAATAATAGCAGTAATAATAAACTCCAATTGATGTATATTTTCCCCAATCTTTTTACAGCAGCGAGTGCTTTTTTGGGAGTTATTAGTATTATATCTTCAACAAATGGACAATTTGAAAAAGCGGCTGTTTATATTTTACTCTCTTTAATTTTTGACGGCCTTGATGGACGTGTTGCACGTATGACTAACGCGACCAGTAAATTTGGTGCTGAGTTTGATTCTTTAGCGGACATTGTGGCTTTTGGTGTCGCTCCTGCAATGCTTTTTTATTTTAGTGTCGGGCATATGTATGGGAAACTTGGCTCTTTGTTATGTGCAATGTATGTTGTTTTTGGTGCTATTAGGTTAGCACGCTTTAATGTGATGATTGGCGTGTCAGAACCTTCTGTTTTTATTGGGGTACCTATTCCTACGGCAGCGGTTGTTGTTTCCATGTGGATTTTGTTTTACCGGGAGCATGCATTTTTTCAAGGATTTGAGTGGATCATGCTTATTGGTATCGGTGTACTTTCTTTTTTAATGGTGAGCAATATTCGTTATCCAAGCTTTAAAAAGATTGATATGAAAAAAGGTCATATCATTAAAGTACTTGTCTATTTAGTCATTGTTTTTTCTTTTTTATACATCTACCCGATTGAAGCAGGTACCAGTTTAGTGACTGCTTATTTAGCCTATGGACTTATTCGAGGATGTTATAATTTCATCGTTGCAAAATCGCATAAAAATTTAGTATAA
- the der gene encoding ribosome biogenesis GTPase Der, which translates to MKKIAIIGLPNVGKSSLFNRIAKQRIAITSDFSGTTRDIKTHQVHITEKPCLLLDTGGLDKSTELFENVHNMSMEASKKADIIIMVVDGKMLPSDEEKKIFYALQARKKPIALVINKIDNDKEMERAWEFDEFGAEHVFPISVSHNRGVSALLEWIGELLPAAEGTTLPLVNEEDDTFEEEDDTEEDVWDDEEAFEEEDEEIIAENIVEEVETNQINVAIIGRVNVGKSSLLNALVGKQRAVVSSVAGTTIDPVDESIEYEDKVINFVDTAGLRRRGKIEGIEKFALMRTKEMLERANIALLVLDTSEPFLELDERIAGLVEENHLACIIVLNKWDNPLADFEKITTEVRDRFKFLSYAPLITVSAKSKQRVAKIKDMILSVYANYSQHIPTRQLNEVIRNATIKHQIPSDHSKVVKIYFATQYLTKPPRIALVMNKPRSLHFSYKRYLANKLRENFNLEGSPILLYPRAKGERDNEQEENGAES; encoded by the coding sequence ATGAAGAAAATTGCCATTATCGGGCTACCCAATGTGGGGAAAAGCTCACTTTTTAATCGCATCGCAAAACAACGCATTGCGATCACTTCTGATTTTAGCGGAACAACACGTGACATTAAAACCCATCAAGTCCATATCACCGAAAAACCATGTCTTCTTTTAGATACAGGCGGGCTTGATAAATCCACCGAACTGTTTGAAAATGTTCACAACATGTCGATGGAAGCATCCAAAAAAGCCGACATCATCATCATGGTGGTTGATGGTAAAATGCTTCCAAGCGATGAAGAGAAAAAAATCTTTTACGCCCTTCAAGCACGTAAAAAGCCAATCGCTTTGGTAATCAATAAAATTGACAACGACAAAGAGATGGAGCGTGCGTGGGAGTTTGATGAATTTGGAGCCGAACATGTCTTCCCCATCTCTGTTTCACACAACCGTGGTGTTAGCGCTCTTTTAGAGTGGATCGGCGAGCTTTTACCAGCAGCGGAAGGGACAACACTTCCTCTTGTCAATGAAGAGGACGATACCTTTGAAGAAGAGGATGATACCGAAGAAGACGTTTGGGACGATGAAGAGGCGTTTGAGGAAGAAGATGAAGAGATCATCGCTGAAAATATCGTTGAAGAGGTTGAAACCAACCAGATCAATGTTGCCATTATCGGACGTGTTAATGTTGGTAAAAGTTCACTGCTGAATGCCCTTGTAGGTAAACAACGTGCTGTCGTTAGCAGTGTAGCAGGCACAACGATTGATCCTGTCGATGAGAGCATTGAGTATGAAGATAAAGTCATCAACTTTGTCGATACGGCTGGACTTCGCAGACGTGGAAAAATCGAAGGCATCGAGAAATTCGCCTTAATGCGAACCAAAGAGATGTTGGAGCGAGCCAATATTGCTCTGCTTGTTTTAGATACGAGTGAGCCTTTTTTAGAGCTCGATGAGCGCATCGCTGGTCTTGTGGAAGAAAACCATTTAGCCTGTATTATTGTGCTCAACAAATGGGACAATCCACTGGCTGATTTTGAAAAGATTACCACAGAAGTGAGAGACCGTTTTAAATTTCTCTCTTACGCACCACTGATTACCGTTTCGGCGAAGAGCAAGCAAAGAGTTGCGAAGATCAAAGATATGATTTTATCCGTCTATGCTAACTATTCACAGCATATTCCAACCCGTCAGCTCAATGAAGTCATCAGAAATGCGACCATTAAACATCAAATCCCCAGTGATCACTCAAAAGTGGTTAAGATTTACTTTGCCACCCAGTACCTTACCAAGCCACCGCGCATTGCTTTGGTCATGAACAAACCACGCTCTTTGCATTTTAGCTACAAACGCTACCTTGCCAATAAATTGCGTGAAAACTTCAATTTAGAGGGTTCACCAATTCTGCTTTATCCACGAGCCAAAGGTGAGAGAGACAACGAACAGGAAGAGAACGGTGCTGAATCTTAA
- the ftsH gene encoding ATP-dependent zinc metalloprotease FtsH: protein MSQNNNQDNNKNDKKNFFNQNPLLMFALFSIIVIVLFKNFTSVSDAGIGSSFSAQNSATKNISYYELKELIKNNQISYVAIGQTTIKAFSPEGAQKTVYIVKKVGEDSTFIPLMDEKKVGYGGYNESNILTEILFSWVLPVFVFFGIWMFLANKMQKNMGGGILGMGSSKKLVNSEKPNVKFDDVAGVEEAKEEVKEIVDFLKFPERYMNLGAKIPKGVLLVGPPGTGKTLLAKAVAGEASVPFFSVSGSSFIEMFVGVGASRVRDLFENAKKEAPAIVFIDEIDAIGKSRAANGMMGGNDEREQTLNQLLAEMDGFSSDKSPVIVLAATNRPEVLDAALLRPGRFDRQVLVDKPDFQGRRDILKVHSADIKLGKDINLEEIARLTAGLAGADLANIINEAALLGGRKNKDYVEQIDLIEAVERAIAGLEKKSRRINPEEKRIVAYHESGHALIAETTTGAKRVSKVSIIPRGLAALGYTLNTPEENKFLMQKHELIAEVDVLLGGRAAEEVFLGEISTGAGNDLERATDIIKSMVSIYGMSDVAGLMVLEKQRNVFLNGGTTKDYSDKMAENLDEHIKNTLQDRYVIVKERLEEYRECIERIVAKLSEKETIDGEQLREIIEAYEIELNIPSKLKRPIHHAPKTTEEHPTIDA from the coding sequence ATGAGTCAAAATAACAATCAAGATAACAATAAAAACGATAAAAAAAACTTTTTTAATCAAAATCCGCTTTTAATGTTTGCTCTTTTTTCAATCATTGTCATTGTTTTATTTAAAAATTTTACATCCGTATCTGATGCAGGCATTGGATCAAGTTTTAGTGCTCAAAACAGTGCAACTAAAAACATTAGTTATTATGAACTGAAAGAGTTGATTAAAAATAATCAAATCAGTTATGTTGCTATCGGACAAACGACGATCAAAGCATTTTCTCCCGAAGGTGCTCAAAAGACCGTTTACATTGTGAAAAAAGTAGGTGAAGATAGCACTTTTATTCCTTTAATGGATGAAAAAAAAGTGGGCTATGGTGGCTATAACGAATCCAATATCTTAACTGAAATTCTTTTTTCATGGGTTCTTCCCGTATTTGTATTCTTTGGTATCTGGATGTTTTTGGCAAATAAAATGCAAAAAAATATGGGTGGCGGAATTTTAGGAATGGGGAGTAGTAAAAAACTGGTGAATTCTGAAAAACCTAATGTGAAATTTGATGATGTTGCTGGTGTTGAAGAAGCTAAAGAAGAGGTCAAAGAGATTGTAGATTTTCTAAAATTTCCTGAGCGCTACATGAATTTAGGGGCAAAAATTCCTAAAGGTGTTCTTCTTGTAGGCCCTCCAGGTACAGGTAAAACACTACTTGCAAAAGCTGTAGCTGGTGAAGCAAGTGTACCTTTCTTCTCCGTTTCAGGCTCTAGTTTCATTGAGATGTTTGTGGGTGTGGGTGCAAGTCGCGTTAGAGACCTATTTGAAAATGCAAAAAAAGAGGCACCTGCCATTGTCTTTATTGATGAGATTGATGCTATCGGTAAAAGCAGAGCTGCAAACGGCATGATGGGTGGAAATGATGAAAGAGAGCAAACGCTTAATCAACTCCTTGCTGAGATGGATGGCTTTAGCTCTGATAAATCTCCTGTCATCGTTCTTGCTGCAACCAATAGACCAGAAGTTTTGGATGCAGCACTTTTAAGACCCGGTCGTTTTGATAGACAAGTTTTAGTCGATAAACCAGATTTTCAAGGAAGACGTGATATTTTAAAAGTACACAGTGCCGATATTAAACTGGGAAAAGATATCAATCTTGAAGAGATTGCAAGGCTAACAGCAGGTTTGGCGGGTGCAGATTTGGCTAATATTATTAATGAAGCAGCACTCCTCGGTGGACGAAAAAATAAAGATTATGTGGAACAAATTGATCTTATTGAAGCTGTTGAACGTGCCATTGCGGGACTTGAGAAAAAAAGCCGTCGTATCAATCCTGAAGAAAAACGCATTGTCGCTTACCATGAAAGTGGTCATGCTCTTATTGCGGAGACAACCACAGGAGCGAAGAGGGTTTCTAAGGTTTCGATTATTCCAAGAGGGCTGGCTGCCCTTGGTTATACTCTTAATACACCAGAAGAGAATAAATTTTTAATGCAAAAGCATGAATTGATTGCTGAAGTGGATGTCCTTTTAGGTGGACGCGCAGCAGAAGAGGTTTTCTTAGGTGAAATTTCAACCGGTGCTGGTAATGATTTAGAGCGTGCAACGGACATTATTAAATCTATGGTGAGTATTTACGGTATGAGTGATGTTGCTGGATTAATGGTCCTTGAAAAACAACGCAATGTCTTTTTAAACGGTGGAACAACCAAAGATTACAGCGATAAAATGGCTGAAAATCTAGATGAACACATTAAAAATACACTTCAAGATCGCTATGTAATCGTCAAAGAGCGTTTGGAAGAGTACCGTGAATGTATCGAACGTATTGTTGCAAAATTGAGTGAGAAAGAGACGATTGATGGTGAGCAATTACGTGAGATTATTGAAGCTTATGAAATAGAGTTGAATATTCCTTCAAAACTTAAACGTCCTATTCATCATGCGCCAAAAACGACAGAAGAGCACCCAACTATTGATGCGTAA
- a CDS encoding tetratricopeptide repeat protein, whose product MAEEAVVILEADPLSTTDEGFAPIEEENATETAAADSAAEKEVEEQKNKSKKKLLMLLILGSLLLLGMIIAFVVIIKNKHKTSEPIAVEKVVEKPVIKEQFSPSKLDGMIKKAHLLYEQGNKDEALKIYEKIATFNEAISYYNIGVAKLKEQNFPEALEAFKKAIQNKEHRTISAINAAVCALEMKDNKLFTYYIDLAFAYLPEESNAPLYSYYVGLVNYYKDFYYEALSAISHPINDYYKEDQDYLASKILASLDNNSYALSTLEKIEKENDHFTVGLLHAKLGEYPKAKASLLKALQNDHENPKIKMALAMVENKLGNLGNTASLMGEVYKVRDADAKPIYKMKAILKPSLFDVEKAQIEFEKELFFDDENTYSLIFYYAPYKVFDAKQTIDYIRKGSMNIFIDEIGPALSYLKASSTISKVNIAISKGIKKALDFHVYEANDIFSKMVEEYKNHSILHYNLGLTYAQMGDYAAAYKNFSKSYHLDSNNYLAGVFALMSGNLIGKDITKLSEDVKDSINKNQTLEKDNLYASLIHLTDGNHFSLTRWLEKEKEDNPLNLMLNIIAAQKLGNERMYRLGSQKLQALLPKDIIANLIAFNVKHQKQNIKNYAKAVQIEFNHLPLDYDAFYYGPKIVKEQYIKLLQVGGLLHQKRDSVRKKMEEERVDIPSIIQTLAYMEIYTNNFEEAFTLYNKLIDDFQKKDTHTIFLASVSAIGAGHSDNAIALLELSKLIDPSNVESKYALGLLYQEIGNFEAANAQYRSIGNIGFISQYFSFAIQR is encoded by the coding sequence ATGGCAGAAGAAGCAGTAGTTATACTTGAAGCAGATCCTTTATCCACTACGGATGAAGGTTTTGCTCCTATTGAGGAAGAGAACGCAACGGAAACAGCTGCTGCGGATTCTGCTGCTGAAAAAGAAGTAGAAGAGCAAAAGAACAAGTCTAAGAAAAAGTTGTTGATGTTGCTCATCCTTGGATCATTATTGCTTCTTGGTATGATAATTGCGTTTGTCGTCATTATTAAAAATAAACATAAAACTTCCGAGCCTATTGCCGTTGAGAAGGTCGTTGAAAAGCCTGTTATTAAAGAACAATTTTCCCCTTCGAAATTAGATGGGATGATTAAAAAAGCCCATCTCTTGTATGAACAAGGCAATAAAGATGAGGCCCTTAAAATTTATGAAAAAATTGCGACCTTTAATGAAGCTATCTCCTACTATAACATTGGTGTGGCAAAACTTAAAGAGCAAAACTTCCCTGAAGCATTAGAAGCATTTAAAAAAGCCATTCAAAATAAAGAGCATCGTACTATTAGCGCGATTAATGCAGCCGTCTGTGCCCTAGAAATGAAGGACAATAAACTTTTCACCTATTACATTGATCTAGCTTTTGCCTATTTGCCAGAAGAGAGCAATGCGCCTCTTTACTCTTATTATGTTGGATTAGTAAACTACTATAAAGATTTTTATTATGAGGCACTCAGTGCTATTTCACATCCTATCAATGACTATTATAAAGAAGATCAGGACTATTTAGCATCTAAAATTTTAGCCTCTTTGGATAACAACTCCTATGCACTCTCCACACTGGAAAAAATTGAAAAAGAGAATGACCACTTTACCGTTGGACTTTTACATGCAAAATTAGGTGAATATCCTAAAGCAAAAGCTTCATTGCTCAAAGCTCTACAAAATGATCATGAAAACCCAAAAATAAAAATGGCACTCGCTATGGTAGAAAATAAACTGGGTAATCTTGGAAATACTGCTTCATTGATGGGAGAAGTTTACAAGGTTCGAGACGCCGATGCAAAACCTATCTATAAAATGAAAGCCATCCTCAAACCTTCTTTATTTGATGTTGAAAAAGCACAAATTGAATTTGAAAAAGAGCTTTTTTTTGATGATGAAAATACTTACAGTCTCATTTTTTACTATGCGCCTTATAAAGTCTTTGATGCAAAACAAACCATTGACTATATTCGTAAAGGAAGCATGAATATCTTCATTGACGAAATTGGTCCTGCACTTTCATACCTCAAAGCCAGCTCAACCATTTCTAAAGTCAATATCGCCATCAGTAAAGGGATTAAAAAAGCACTGGATTTTCATGTGTATGAAGCCAATGATATTTTCTCAAAAATGGTTGAAGAGTATAAAAACCACTCCATTTTACACTATAACCTAGGGTTAACCTATGCCCAGATGGGTGATTATGCTGCTGCTTATAAAAATTTTTCAAAAAGCTATCATCTCGATAGTAACAACTATCTTGCGGGTGTCTTTGCCCTTATGAGCGGCAATTTGATCGGCAAGGACATTACAAAGCTCTCAGAAGATGTCAAAGACAGTATTAACAAAAATCAGACACTGGAAAAAGACAATCTTTATGCCTCACTCATTCATCTGACCGATGGCAATCATTTTTCTCTGACCCGTTGGCTCGAAAAAGAGAAAGAAGATAACCCTCTTAATCTGATGCTCAATATTATTGCCGCTCAAAAATTGGGCAATGAACGTATGTACCGCCTTGGATCTCAAAAACTTCAAGCGTTACTACCCAAAGATATTATTGCCAATCTTATTGCCTTTAACGTAAAGCATCAAAAGCAAAACATCAAAAATTATGCCAAAGCCGTTCAAATTGAATTCAATCATCTTCCTCTGGATTATGATGCGTTCTACTATGGTCCAAAAATTGTAAAAGAACAGTATATTAAACTCTTACAAGTCGGTGGTCTTCTTCATCAAAAACGCGATAGTGTTCGTAAAAAAATGGAAGAAGAACGTGTTGATATTCCTTCCATTATACAAACACTCGCTTATATGGAGATCTATACCAATAATTTCGAAGAGGCTTTTACACTGTACAATAAACTCATTGATGATTTTCAGAAAAAAGACACCCATACCATCTTCTTAGCTTCAGTATCAGCCATTGGGGCAGGACACAGTGATAATGCCATAGCACTTTTGGAACTCTCAAAATTGATTGATCCGAGTAATGTAGAAAGTAAATACGCACTTGGATTGTTATATCAAGAAATAGGGAATTTTGAAGCGGCGAATGCACAGTACCGAAGTATTGGAAATATTGGTTTTATCTCTCAATATTTTAGTTTTGCCATTCAAAGATAG
- the trpS gene encoding tryptophan--tRNA ligase, with amino-acid sequence MRVLTGIQPSGALHIGNYFGAIKQMVDLQNNSDLFIFIPNYHALTSLKDGVALKNNTLDAAINFMSLGIDPNKATLWAQSDVKEVLELYWVLSGYTPMGLLERAHGYKDKVAKGIAANHSLFSYPVLMAADILLYDAEVIPVGKDQIQHVEITRDIAIKFNNEFGDVFKVPDFKVDDNVATVPGLDGAKMSKSYGNTIDIFCTEKELKKATSRIVTDSTPMEEPKDYLTCNVYALAKLFLEKDEVVALQARYLKGGEGYGHFKAYLSTLIWDYFAEAREKRAYYVEHKDEVIAILDEGASKARKIATEKMRIIRDLVGIYR; translated from the coding sequence ATGAGAGTATTAACAGGAATTCAACCCTCTGGTGCGCTTCACATAGGAAACTATTTTGGCGCGATTAAACAAATGGTCGATTTGCAAAATAACAGCGATCTGTTTATTTTTATCCCCAACTACCATGCCCTCACCTCATTAAAAGATGGTGTAGCACTTAAAAACAATACCCTCGATGCGGCGATTAATTTCATGAGCCTTGGCATTGATCCAAATAAAGCAACTCTATGGGCACAATCGGATGTCAAAGAGGTCTTAGAGCTTTACTGGGTACTTTCTGGTTACACTCCTATGGGACTTTTAGAGCGAGCACACGGATACAAAGATAAAGTGGCTAAAGGCATTGCTGCCAATCACTCTTTATTCTCTTACCCTGTTTTAATGGCAGCCGATATCTTACTGTACGATGCTGAAGTGATTCCTGTGGGGAAAGATCAAATCCAACATGTTGAGATTACCCGTGATATTGCCATTAAATTCAACAATGAGTTTGGCGATGTCTTTAAAGTGCCTGACTTTAAAGTCGATGACAATGTTGCAACGGTTCCAGGACTTGACGGTGCCAAGATGAGTAAAAGCTATGGCAACACGATTGATATTTTTTGCACCGAAAAAGAGCTCAAAAAAGCAACATCACGCATTGTCACGGATTCAACACCAATGGAAGAGCCAAAAGATTATCTTACATGTAATGTGTATGCACTGGCTAAACTCTTTTTAGAAAAAGACGAAGTAGTTGCATTACAAGCACGCTATCTTAAAGGTGGCGAAGGGTATGGTCACTTTAAAGCGTATCTGAGCACGTTGATTTGGGACTATTTTGCGGAAGCTCGTGAGAAAAGAGCTTATTATGTTGAGCATAAAGATGAAGTGATCGCTATTTTAGATGAGGGCGCGAGTAAGGCTCGTAAAATCGCAACGGAGAAGATGCGCATTATTCGTGATCTTGTTGGAATTTATCGCTAA
- a CDS encoding 2-isopropylmalate synthase, with product MNDTKIIIFDTTLRDGEQSPGASMNTEEKIQIALQLQKLGVDVIEAGFAAASPGDFDAIARISEAVTKSRICSLARALERDIKAAGEAVAKAKLNRIHTFIATSSIHMEYKLKMTPDQVIKKAVEAVQYAKTFCDDVEFSCEDAGRSDVSFLKEILDAVINAGASTLNIPDTVGYRLPTEMGAIIKSLHDFVGDRAIISVHNHNDLGLAVANSLACIENGARQVECTINGLGERAGNAALEEIVMALRTRKDHFIGYDTNINIKEIYPTSKLVSSVTGIEPQPNKAIVGKNAFSHESGIHQDGVLKHTQTYEIMSAKDIGLDKNSIVLGKHSGRHAFKDKLQTLGYELKDEEINEAFDRFKILADQKKEIFDDDLRALVAEEITKIPQIFDLLRLQLSDCAPGGVPSAAVTILHNGKEITDAAIGNGTMDAIFKVIDRVCGVSGELKDYKVDAVSQGKDAMARVLVKVVFDESKPAIMGHGLSVDTMLATAKAYIGALNSYTSMKEHLRTVRGNTEESI from the coding sequence ATGAATGACACTAAAATTATAATTTTTGATACCACCTTACGTGATGGTGAACAAAGCCCAGGTGCTTCAATGAACACTGAAGAGAAGATACAGATTGCGTTGCAGTTGCAAAAATTGGGCGTTGATGTCATCGAAGCAGGTTTTGCAGCGGCTAGTCCTGGGGATTTTGATGCGATTGCTCGCATTAGTGAGGCTGTCACTAAAAGTCGCATCTGCTCACTCGCACGTGCCTTAGAGCGTGATATTAAGGCTGCTGGTGAGGCTGTTGCAAAAGCAAAATTAAACAGGATTCATACCTTTATAGCGACCAGCTCTATTCATATGGAATATAAACTTAAAATGACACCCGATCAAGTCATCAAAAAAGCAGTGGAAGCTGTACAGTATGCGAAAACATTTTGTGATGATGTGGAGTTTAGTTGTGAAGATGCCGGACGTAGTGATGTAAGCTTTTTGAAAGAGATCTTAGACGCTGTCATTAATGCAGGGGCGAGTACCTTAAATATTCCAGATACGGTAGGGTATCGTTTGCCAACGGAAATGGGAGCTATTATTAAGTCTTTACACGATTTTGTAGGAGATCGTGCCATCATCTCTGTGCATAACCATAATGATTTAGGACTTGCTGTTGCAAACTCATTAGCCTGTATTGAAAATGGTGCACGTCAGGTAGAGTGTACGATCAACGGCTTAGGTGAACGTGCAGGAAATGCAGCATTAGAAGAGATTGTTATGGCACTTCGTACCCGTAAAGACCATTTCATTGGATACGATACGAACATTAACATTAAAGAGATTTATCCTACGAGTAAATTGGTTTCGTCTGTGACAGGCATCGAGCCGCAACCCAATAAAGCTATTGTAGGGAAGAATGCCTTTTCACATGAGAGTGGTATACATCAAGATGGTGTGTTAAAACATACTCAAACGTATGAGATTATGAGTGCAAAAGATATTGGTTTGGATAAAAATTCGATTGTTCTTGGTAAGCATTCTGGTAGGCATGCCTTTAAAGACAAACTTCAAACATTAGGTTATGAGCTTAAAGACGAAGAGATTAATGAGGCATTTGATCGTTTTAAAATCTTAGCAGATCAGAAAAAAGAGATTTTTGATGATGATTTACGTGCTCTTGTTGCTGAAGAGATCACTAAAATTCCTCAAATTTTTGACTTACTTCGTTTGCAACTTTCTGATTGTGCACCTGGAGGTGTTCCAAGTGCGGCTGTGACCATTTTACATAATGGAAAAGAGATTACTGATGCTGCTATTGGCAATGGAACGATGGATGCGATCTTTAAAGTGATTGATCGTGTATGTGGTGTCAGTGGTGAGCTTAAAGACTATAAAGTGGATGCTGTTTCACAAGGGAAAGATGCGATGGCAAGAGTACTAGTTAAAGTGGTCTTTGATGAGAGTAAACCTGCGATTATGGGACATGGTTTAAGTGTTGACACCATGCTTGCAACGGCGAAAGCCTATATTGGGGCACTTAACAGTTATACATCAATGAAAGAACATCTTAGAACCGTTCGTGGTAATACCGAAGAGAGTATTTAA